A region of Neovison vison isolate M4711 chromosome 7, ASM_NN_V1, whole genome shotgun sequence DNA encodes the following proteins:
- the LOC122914499 gene encoding olfactory receptor 5B3-like has product MDNKTEVTQFILLGLTNDPKLQLPLFLMFTFIYLITLVGNLAITMLILLDSHLHMPMYFFLSNLSLVDLCYSTAIIPTVMVGLLIGDQVISYNACAAQMFFFAAFATVENYLLASMAYDRYAAVCKPLHYTTTMTAGVCARLAVGCYVCGFLNASIQIGDTFSLSFCMNNVIHHFFCDIPTVMVLSCSDRHVSELALVYATTFNIIFALLVIFVSYIFIFITILKMHSSSGYQKAISTCASHLTAVAIFYGTVIFMYVQPSSSHSMDTDKMASVFYTMVIPMLNPVVYSMRNKEVKNAFMRTVLESKLSLGL; this is encoded by the coding sequence ATGGATAACAAGACAGAAGTGACACAGTTCATCCTGCTGGGACTAACCAATGACCCAAAACTGCAGCTTCCCCTCTTCTTAATGTTCACCTTCATCTACCTCATCACTCTGGTTGGGAATTTGGCGATTACCATGTTGATTCTGTTGGACTCCCATCTCCACATGCCCATGTATTTTTTCCTCAGTAATCTGTCTCTGGTGGACCTTTGTTACTCTACAGCCATCATTCCCACTGTCATGGTTGGATTACTTATAGGAGACCAGGTCATCTCCTACAATGCCTGTGCTGCCCAGATGTTCTTTTTTGCAGCCTTCGCCACTGTGGAAAATTATCTCTTGGCCTcaatggcctatgaccgctatgcaGCAGTGTGCAAACCCCTCCATTACACTACCACCATGACGGCAGGTGTGTGTGCTCGTTTGGCCGTAGGCTGCTATGTCTGTGGTTTCCTGAATGCCTCTATTCAAATTGGAGACACATTTAGTCTCTCTTTCTGTATGAACAATGTAATCCATCACTTTTTCTGTGATATCCCCACAGTCATGGTTCTTTCTTGTTCTGATAGACATGTCAGTGAGCTGGCTCTTGTTTATGCAACCACTTTCAACATCATTTTTGCTCTCCTGGTTATCTTTGTATcctatatattcatatttatcacCATCCTGAAGATGCACTCATCTTCAGGATATCAGAAGGCTATATCTACCTGTGCCTCCCACCTCACTGCTGTGGCCATCTTCTATGGGACAGTCATCTTTATGTATGTACAGCCCAGCTCCAGCCATTCCATGGACACAGACAAAATGGCATCTGTGTTCTACACGATGGTCATTCCCATGCTGAACCCTGTGGTCTACAGCATGAGGAACAAGGAGGTCAAGAATGCATTCATGAGGACTGTTTTAGAGTCAAAATTATCTCTAGGATTGTGA
- the LOC122914498 gene encoding olfactory receptor 5B3-like yields the protein MENNTEVTEFILLGLTNAPELQIPLFIMFTLIYLITLVGNMGMIVLILLDTHLHTPMYFFLSNLSLVDFCYSTTVTPKVMAGFLVGDKVISYNACAAQMLFFVALATVENFLLASMAYDRFAAVCKPLHYTTTMTTGVCASLAMGSYIYGFLNASIHIRDTFSLSFCMSNLVHHFFCDVPAVMALSCSDRHISELVLVVVASFNIFFALFIILISYLFIFITILKMRSAKGYQKALSTCASHLTTVSIFYGTVIFMYSQPTSSHSMDSDKIASVFYTMVIPMLNPLVYSLRNKEVKTAFKKVVEKAKLSLGFAS from the coding sequence ATGGAAAACAACACAGAAGTGACTGAATTCATACTGCTAGGACTAACCAACGCCCCAGAGCTGCAGATCCCTCTTTTTATCATGTTCACCCTCATTTACCTCATCACTCTAGTTGGTAACATGGGGAtgattgttttgattcttttggacacccatcttcacactcccatgtactttttcctcagTAATCTGTCTCTGGTGGACTTTTGTTATTCTACAACTGTCACTCCCAAAGTGATGGCTGGTTTCCTTGTGGGAGACAAGGTCATCTCCTACAATGCATGTGCTGCTCAGATGCTCTTCTTTGTAGCCTTGGCCACTGTTGAAAATTTCCTCTTGGCTTCAATGGCGTATGATCGTTTTGCAGCAGTGTGCAAACCCCTCCATTACACCACCACCATGACGACAGGCGTGTGTGCTTCTCTGGCCATGGGCTCCTACATCTATGGTTTCCTGAATGCCTCCATTCATATTAGGGACACGTTCAGTCTCTCTTTCTGCATGTCCAATCTGGTCCATCACTTTTTCTGTGATGTTCCAGCAGTCAtggctctctcttgctctgataGGCATATCAGTGAGCTGGTTCTTGTTGTTGTAGCAAGTTTCAACATCTTTTTTGCTCTCTTCATTATCTTGATTTCCTATCTGTTCATTTTTATCACCATCCTGAAGATGCGCTCAGCTAAGGGATATCAGAAGGCTTTATCTACCTGTGCCTCCCACCTCACTACAGTATCCATCTTCTATGGGACAGTAATTTTCATGTACTCCCAGCCCACCTCCAGCCATTCCATGGACTCAGACAAAATCGCATCTGTGTTCTACACTATGGTCATTCCCATGCTGAATCCCCTCGTCTATAGCCTAAGGAACAAGGAGGTTAAAACTGCTTTCAAGAAGGTGGTTGAGAAGGCAAAATTGTCTCTAGGCTTTGCTTCTTAA